The following are from one region of the Theropithecus gelada isolate Dixy chromosome 6, Tgel_1.0, whole genome shotgun sequence genome:
- the LOC112625942 gene encoding proline-rich protein 18-like, with protein MPGSRPASPRRASGSAGSTNGAIWEQARPPSASVMSPGGSPRRYLLFRRPPPTPSPPSPAALCGEKERAPRPPPLSPPGGRASVNRQPRQRGCERRAGPALPHAGS; from the coding sequence ATGCCAGGATCGCGGCCAGCCAGCCCGCGCCGGGCCTCGGGCAGTGCGGGCAGCACGAACGGCGCGATCTGGGAGCAGGCGCGGCCGCCCTCCGCCTCGGTGATGTCGCCGGGAGGATCTCCACGCCGCTACCTCCTCTTCCGTCGCCCTCCTCCCACGCCTTCACCTCCCTCCCCCGCCGCGCTCTGCGGCGAAAAGGAGCGGGCTCCCAGGCCGCCTCCCCTCTCTCCACCCGGGGGCCGCGCGTCAGTGAACCGGCAGCCCAGGCAACGGGGCTGCGAACGGCGCGCGGGCCCTGCCTTGCCTCACGCCGGTAGCTGA